One window of Perca fluviatilis chromosome 12, GENO_Pfluv_1.0, whole genome shotgun sequence genomic DNA carries:
- the adat3 gene encoding probable inactive tRNA-specific adenosine deaminase-like protein 3 isoform X2: MSTPSWALEYTINEETQTMEPQTKRWKGSVCDSDSWVAYPVLSDEQSQDVELIKAFAAPIVNKKETSRLLRELSSLYPLSGLQHIKRVRAVREKGSPHPLEVLVCLVSDAPDTKVINIDSLLPSDGVRHDGLGEPFVVKVPARPPLTRPQFELASKHWPTSFHEDKQVTVALRGELFSPPQKARMHMYMTSALTAAQAGKELGMEAVGAVVVDPATERIVAVGHDCRGDHPLHHAAMVCIDLVAQSQGGGRYSFDRYPACGFTSPTSDPFQSAPGAEASPQPYICTGYDLYVTREPCVMCAMALVHSRIGRVFYGTASADGAIGTRYKIHSQKDLNHHFEVYKGVLGKQCEDLNGLGHHIKRGVYSKVDNVSTSKYQT, encoded by the coding sequence GAGGAAACCCAAACAATGGAGCCACAGACGAAGCGCTGGAAAGGGTCCGTGTGCGACTCAGACTCCTGGGTAGCTTATCCTGTCCTGTCAGATGAGCAGTCACAAGACGTCGAGCTGATAAAGGCGTTTGCTGCACCCATTGTCAACAAGAAAGAGACCTCTCGGCTTCTCCGGGAGCTGAGCAGCCTATACCCATTGAGCGGCCTTCAGCACATCAAGAGGGTGCGGGCGGTCCGGGAGAAGGGCAGCCCTCATCCTCTGGAGGTCCTCGTGTGCCTTGTCAGCGACGCACCAGACACCAAGGTGATAAACATCGACTCTCTGCTCCCCTCGGATGGAGTCAGACACGACGGATTAGGTGAGCCTTTTGTGGTGAAGGTCCCTGCACGCCCCCCCTTGACCCGACCCCAGTTTGAGCTGGCGAGCAAACACTGGCCCACCTCCTTTCACGAGGACAAACAGGTGACCGTGGCCCTGAGAGGAGAGCTCTTCAGTCCGCCTCAGAAAGCCAGGATGCACATGTACATGACGTCTGCGTTAACAGCTGCCCAAGCAGGAAAGGAGTTGGGAATGGAGgcggtgggggctgtggtggtcGACCCGGCAACGGAGAGAATCGTCGCGGTAGGCCACGACTGCAGAGGTGACCATCCTCTTCATCACGCGGCCATGGTCTGCATTGACCTGGTGGCTCAGAGCCAGGGCGGCGGACGTTACTCTTTTGACAGATACCCTGCTTGCGGGTTTACCTCGCCAACCTCAGACCCCTTCCAGAGCGCTCCTGGCGCAGAGGCGAGCCCTCAGCCATACATATGCACCGGGTATGATCTTTACGTGACCCGAGAACCTTGTGTCATGTGCGCCATGGCGCTGGTACACTCCCGGATAGGTCGGGTCTTCTACGGGACCGCCTCTGCTGACGGGGCTATAGGGACCAGATATAAAATCCACTCGCAGAAAGATTTGAACCATCACTTTGAGGTTTACAAAGGCGTGTTGGGCAAGCAGTGTGAGGATCTTAACGGTCTGGGCCACCACATCAAAAGAGGAGTGTACAGCAAAGTAGATAATGTATCAACTTCAAAATATCAGACATGA
- the alkbh6 gene encoding alpha-ketoglutarate-dependent dioxygenase alkB homolog 6 — MEHPACILEELKQFVVKDAPPTVYYIPDFISEDEESYLQQQVYKSPKTKWTQLSGRRLQNWGGLPHPKGMLAEKIPDWLRTYCEKISSLGAFSGKTANHVLVNEYKPGEGIMPHEDGPLYHPTVTTVSLGSHTFLDFYAPISSQEAADAPQTEESRFLFSLLVKPRSLLILQDEMYQRLLHGIRPRAQDTLTDKVVNRSAAGAVPGETLTRGTRVSLTIRHVPKVMKMKLVLGRK; from the coding sequence ATGGAACACCCGGCTTGTATTTTGGAGGAATTGAAGCAGTTTGTCGTAAAGGACGCCCCACCGACGGTGTATTACATCCCAGATTTCATATCGGAAGATGAGGAGTCCTACCTTCAACAGCAGGTGTATAAATCTCCCAAAACTAAATGGACTCAGCTGTCAGGCAGACGGCTTCAGAACTGGGGAGGGTTACCACATCCCAAAGGCATGCTGGCAGAGAAGATTCCTGACTGGCTCCGGACCTACTGCGAGAAGATTTCCTCTCTAGGTGCATTCAGTGGGAAAACCGCCAACCACGTGTTGGTGAACGAGTATAAACCAGGGGAAGGGATCATGCCTCACGAAGACGGCCCTCTGTACCACCCGACCGTCACCACCGTCAGCCTGGGCTCTCACACCTTCCTTGACTTCTACGCACCCATCAGCAGCCAGGAGGCCGCTGATGCACCGCAGACGGAGGAGAGCCGCTTCCTCTTCTCCCTGCTGGTGAAGCCGCGCAGCCTTCTCATCCTGCAGGATGAGATGTACCAGCGTCTCCTCCACGGCATCCGGCCCCGCGCCCAGGACACGCTGACAGACAAGGTGGTGAACCGGTCTGCTGCCGGGGCCGTGCCAGGAGAGACCCTGACCCGAGGAACCAGAGTGTCACTGACCATACGACACGTGCCCAAAGTTATGAAGATGAAGCTTGTACTGGGGAGGAAATGA
- the adat3 gene encoding probable inactive tRNA-specific adenosine deaminase-like protein 3 isoform X3, with the protein MEPQTKRWKGSVCDSDSWVAYPVLSDEQSQDVELIKAFAAPIVNKKETSRLLRELSSLYPLSGLQHIKRVRAVREKGSPHPLEVLVCLVSDAPDTKVINIDSLLPSDGVRHDGLGEPFVVKVPARPPLTRPQFELASKHWPTSFHEDKQVTVALRGELFSPPQKARMHMYMTSALTAAQAGKELGMEAVGAVVVDPATERIVAVGHDCRGDHPLHHAAMVCIDLVAQSQGGGRYSFDRYPACGFTSPTSDPFQSAPGAEASPQPYICTGYDLYVTREPCVMCAMALVHSRIGRVFYGTASADGAIGTRYKIHSQKDLNHHFEVYKGVLGKQCEDLNGLGHHIKRGVYSKVDNVSTSKYQT; encoded by the coding sequence ATGGAGCCACAGACGAAGCGCTGGAAAGGGTCCGTGTGCGACTCAGACTCCTGGGTAGCTTATCCTGTCCTGTCAGATGAGCAGTCACAAGACGTCGAGCTGATAAAGGCGTTTGCTGCACCCATTGTCAACAAGAAAGAGACCTCTCGGCTTCTCCGGGAGCTGAGCAGCCTATACCCATTGAGCGGCCTTCAGCACATCAAGAGGGTGCGGGCGGTCCGGGAGAAGGGCAGCCCTCATCCTCTGGAGGTCCTCGTGTGCCTTGTCAGCGACGCACCAGACACCAAGGTGATAAACATCGACTCTCTGCTCCCCTCGGATGGAGTCAGACACGACGGATTAGGTGAGCCTTTTGTGGTGAAGGTCCCTGCACGCCCCCCCTTGACCCGACCCCAGTTTGAGCTGGCGAGCAAACACTGGCCCACCTCCTTTCACGAGGACAAACAGGTGACCGTGGCCCTGAGAGGAGAGCTCTTCAGTCCGCCTCAGAAAGCCAGGATGCACATGTACATGACGTCTGCGTTAACAGCTGCCCAAGCAGGAAAGGAGTTGGGAATGGAGgcggtgggggctgtggtggtcGACCCGGCAACGGAGAGAATCGTCGCGGTAGGCCACGACTGCAGAGGTGACCATCCTCTTCATCACGCGGCCATGGTCTGCATTGACCTGGTGGCTCAGAGCCAGGGCGGCGGACGTTACTCTTTTGACAGATACCCTGCTTGCGGGTTTACCTCGCCAACCTCAGACCCCTTCCAGAGCGCTCCTGGCGCAGAGGCGAGCCCTCAGCCATACATATGCACCGGGTATGATCTTTACGTGACCCGAGAACCTTGTGTCATGTGCGCCATGGCGCTGGTACACTCCCGGATAGGTCGGGTCTTCTACGGGACCGCCTCTGCTGACGGGGCTATAGGGACCAGATATAAAATCCACTCGCAGAAAGATTTGAACCATCACTTTGAGGTTTACAAAGGCGTGTTGGGCAAGCAGTGTGAGGATCTTAACGGTCTGGGCCACCACATCAAAAGAGGAGTGTACAGCAAAGTAGATAATGTATCAACTTCAAAATATCAGACATGA
- the adat3 gene encoding probable inactive tRNA-specific adenosine deaminase-like protein 3 isoform X1, with product MTGLSDQNGIFIKVLMSKEEETQTMEPQTKRWKGSVCDSDSWVAYPVLSDEQSQDVELIKAFAAPIVNKKETSRLLRELSSLYPLSGLQHIKRVRAVREKGSPHPLEVLVCLVSDAPDTKVINIDSLLPSDGVRHDGLGEPFVVKVPARPPLTRPQFELASKHWPTSFHEDKQVTVALRGELFSPPQKARMHMYMTSALTAAQAGKELGMEAVGAVVVDPATERIVAVGHDCRGDHPLHHAAMVCIDLVAQSQGGGRYSFDRYPACGFTSPTSDPFQSAPGAEASPQPYICTGYDLYVTREPCVMCAMALVHSRIGRVFYGTASADGAIGTRYKIHSQKDLNHHFEVYKGVLGKQCEDLNGLGHHIKRGVYSKVDNVSTSKYQT from the coding sequence GAGGAAACCCAAACAATGGAGCCACAGACGAAGCGCTGGAAAGGGTCCGTGTGCGACTCAGACTCCTGGGTAGCTTATCCTGTCCTGTCAGATGAGCAGTCACAAGACGTCGAGCTGATAAAGGCGTTTGCTGCACCCATTGTCAACAAGAAAGAGACCTCTCGGCTTCTCCGGGAGCTGAGCAGCCTATACCCATTGAGCGGCCTTCAGCACATCAAGAGGGTGCGGGCGGTCCGGGAGAAGGGCAGCCCTCATCCTCTGGAGGTCCTCGTGTGCCTTGTCAGCGACGCACCAGACACCAAGGTGATAAACATCGACTCTCTGCTCCCCTCGGATGGAGTCAGACACGACGGATTAGGTGAGCCTTTTGTGGTGAAGGTCCCTGCACGCCCCCCCTTGACCCGACCCCAGTTTGAGCTGGCGAGCAAACACTGGCCCACCTCCTTTCACGAGGACAAACAGGTGACCGTGGCCCTGAGAGGAGAGCTCTTCAGTCCGCCTCAGAAAGCCAGGATGCACATGTACATGACGTCTGCGTTAACAGCTGCCCAAGCAGGAAAGGAGTTGGGAATGGAGgcggtgggggctgtggtggtcGACCCGGCAACGGAGAGAATCGTCGCGGTAGGCCACGACTGCAGAGGTGACCATCCTCTTCATCACGCGGCCATGGTCTGCATTGACCTGGTGGCTCAGAGCCAGGGCGGCGGACGTTACTCTTTTGACAGATACCCTGCTTGCGGGTTTACCTCGCCAACCTCAGACCCCTTCCAGAGCGCTCCTGGCGCAGAGGCGAGCCCTCAGCCATACATATGCACCGGGTATGATCTTTACGTGACCCGAGAACCTTGTGTCATGTGCGCCATGGCGCTGGTACACTCCCGGATAGGTCGGGTCTTCTACGGGACCGCCTCTGCTGACGGGGCTATAGGGACCAGATATAAAATCCACTCGCAGAAAGATTTGAACCATCACTTTGAGGTTTACAAAGGCGTGTTGGGCAAGCAGTGTGAGGATCTTAACGGTCTGGGCCACCACATCAAAAGAGGAGTGTACAGCAAAGTAGATAATGTATCAACTTCAAAATATCAGACATGA